Proteins encoded in a region of the Eretmochelys imbricata isolate rEreImb1 chromosome 10, rEreImb1.hap1, whole genome shotgun sequence genome:
- the LOC144271114 gene encoding threonine--tRNA ligase 2, cytoplasmic-like isoform X2, producing MAAAAEAIALRLARQEEEIRWLTAEIGRLKEQEPGRSPASSSPELHWLRAENEKLRYRLLHLRRSLTAELGRGEQRETGPAGGGKNTSNAGLTGAQNKKKKEKKKENEVVNGFRNELQCEPSFIEDRLKLYETLKKEHDALLAYRAANQSKPIKVILTDGKVIEGESWKMTPYQLAAGISRGLADNAVIAKVNGELWDLDRPLEGDCSLELLTFDNEEAQAVYWHSSAHILGEAMESYYGGCLCYGPPIENGFYYDMYIEDRGISSTEFPTLENTCKNIIKEKQPFERLEVSKEILLDMFKYNKFKCRILNEKVNTPTTTVYRCGPLIDLCRGPHVRHTGKIKALKIFKNSSTYWEGKADMETLQRIYGISFPDNKMMKEWEKFQEEARNRDHRKIGKEQELFFFHDLSPGSCFFLPKGAFLYNTLMDFIREEYHRRNFTEVVSPNIYNTKLWEASGHLQHYSENMFSFDVEKETFALKPMNCPGHCLMFAHRPRSWREMPIRFADFGVLHRNELSGTLSGLTRVRRFQQDDAHIFCTMEQIEEEMKGCLNFLKSVYAVFGFTLQMHLSTRPENFLGEVEIWDHAEKQLQNSLNDFGEPWKLNPGDGAFYGPKIDIKIKDAIGRYHQCATIQLDFQLPIRFNLTYVGMIIITETKGLKLQ from the exons ATGGCAGCCGCCGCAGAAGCCATCGCCTTGCGCCTGGCTCGGCAGGAGGAGGAGATCCGCTGGTTAACAGCCGAGATCGGCCGCCTGAAGGAGCAGGAGCCGGGGCGCAGCCCAGCAAGCAGCAGCCCGGAGCTGCACTGGCTGAGGGCGGAGAACGAGAAGCTGCGCTACCGGCTCCTGCACCTTCGGCGCAGCCTGACAGCTGAGCTGGGCCGCGGGGAGCAGCGGGAGACGGGCCCCGCAGGAGGCGGCAAG aatacctCCAATGCAGGCCTGACTGGTGCccaaaataagaagaaaaaggagaagaaaaaagaaaatgaagttgtGAATGGGTTTAGGAATGAG CTGCAGTGTGAGCCAAGCTTCATAGAAGACAGGCTGAAGCTTTATGAAACACTGAAAAAAGAGCATGATGCCTTGCTTGCTTACAGAGCAGCCAACCAGAGCAAGCCTATCAAAGTGATTCTGACTGATGGTAAAGTAATTGAAGGGGAATCTTGGAAAATGACACCATATCAGTTGGCTGCAGGAATTAG TCGAGGACTAGCTGATAATGCAGTAATAGCCAAAGTGAATGGTGAATTGTGGGATCTGGATCGTCCATTGGAGGGAGATTGTTCACTGGAGCTGCTTACATTTGATAACGAAGAAGCTCAGGCA gTTTACTGGCATTCAAGTGCTCACATCCTTGGAGAGGCCATGGAAAGTTATTATGGAGGCTGTTTGTGCTATGGGCCACCTATTGAGAATGGATTTTATTATGATATGTACATTGAAGACAG AGGTATATCTAGTACAGAATTCCCTACATTGGAGAACACTTGTAAAAATATCATAAAAGAGAAGCAGCCTTTTGAAAGACTAGAAGTCAGTAAGGAGATCCTACTAGATATGTTTAAG TACAATAAGTTCAAATGTCGTATCCTGAATGAGAAAGTTAACACGCCGACTACCACAGTATACAG GTGTGGTCCATTGATTGATCTCTGCAGGGGCCCACATGTGAGACACACTGGAAAAATTAAAGCCTTAAAGATTTTTAAG AATTCTTCTACATATTGGGAGGGAAAGGCTGACATGGAAACATTGCAGAGAATCTATGGAATATCCTTCCCTGATAACAAAATGATGAAGGAATGGGAAAAATTCCAAGAGGAAGCCAGAAATCGGGATCATAGGAAAATTGGAAAG GAGCAAGAACTTTTCTTCTTCCATGATCTGAGTCCAGGAAgctgttttttcctccccaaagGTGCCTTTCTTTATAATACACTAATGGATTTCATACGG GAGGAATATCACAGGCGTAATTTTACTGAAGTAGTATCACCTAACATCTACAACACTAAACTCTGGGAAGCATCAGGTCACTTGCAGCACTACAGTGAAAACATGTTCTCATTTGATGTTGAGAAGGAAACATTTGCCCTTAAGCCCATGAACTGTCCAGGACATTG CTTGATGTTCGCTCATCGCCCGCGCTCATGGAGGGAAATGCCTATTAGATTTGCAGACTTTGGGGTTCTTCATAGAAATGAACTCTCAGGGACTTTGAGTGGTTTGACTCGAGTCAGGCGTTTTCAACAGgatgatgcacacatcttttgCACAATGGAACAG ATTGAGGAAGAAATGAAAGGCTGTCTGAACTTTTTGAAGTCAGTTTACGCAGTGTTTGGTTTTACTTTGCAAATGCACCTTTCTACAAGACCTGAAAACTTCCTAGGAGAAGTAGAGATCTGGGACCATGCAGAAAAG CAATTACAAAACAGTTTGAATGACTTTGGAGAGCCATGGAAGTTGAATCCAGGAGATGGAGCGTTTTATGGTCCTAAG ATTGATATTAAAATCAAAGATGCTATTGGCAGGTACCATCAGTGTGCTACCATCCAACTTGACTTTCAGCTACCAATCAGATTTAACCTTACTTATGTGGG CATGATAATCATCACAGAAACCAAAGGACTGAAGCTTCAG taA
- the LOC144271114 gene encoding threonine--tRNA ligase 1, cytoplasmic-like isoform X1 translates to MAAAAEAIALRLARQEEEIRWLTAEIGRLKEQEPGRSPASSSPELHWLRAENEKLRYRLLHLRRSLTAELGRGEQRETGPAGGGKNTSNAGLTGAQNKKKKEKKKENEVVNGFRNELQCEPSFIEDRLKLYETLKKEHDALLAYRAANQSKPIKVILTDGKVIEGESWKMTPYQLAAGISRGLADNAVIAKVNGELWDLDRPLEGDCSLELLTFDNEEAQAVYWHSSAHILGEAMESYYGGCLCYGPPIENGFYYDMYIEDRGISSTEFPTLENTCKNIIKEKQPFERLEVSKEILLDMFKYNKFKCRILNEKVNTPTTTVYRCGPLIDLCRGPHVRHTGKIKALKIFKNSSTYWEGKADMETLQRIYGISFPDNKMMKEWEKFQEEARNRDHRKIGKEQELFFFHDLSPGSCFFLPKGAFLYNTLMDFIREEYHRRNFTEVVSPNIYNTKLWEASGHLQHYSENMFSFDVEKETFALKPMNCPGHCLMFAHRPRSWREMPIRFADFGVLHRNELSGTLSGLTRVRRFQQDDAHIFCTMEQIEEEMKGCLNFLKSVYAVFGFTLQMHLSTRPENFLGEVEIWDHAEKQLQNSLNDFGEPWKLNPGDGAFYGPKIDIKIKDAIGRYHQCATIQLDFQLPIRFNLTYVGKDSDDKKRPVIIHRAVLGSVERMIAILAENYGGKWPFWLSPRQVMVVPVGPTCEKYAQQVCREFFEAGFMADVDLDHSCTLNKKIRNAQLAQYNFILVVGEKEKVNNAVNVRTRDNKVHGEILVMSAIEKLKKLKKSHALYAEEEF, encoded by the exons ATGGCAGCCGCCGCAGAAGCCATCGCCTTGCGCCTGGCTCGGCAGGAGGAGGAGATCCGCTGGTTAACAGCCGAGATCGGCCGCCTGAAGGAGCAGGAGCCGGGGCGCAGCCCAGCAAGCAGCAGCCCGGAGCTGCACTGGCTGAGGGCGGAGAACGAGAAGCTGCGCTACCGGCTCCTGCACCTTCGGCGCAGCCTGACAGCTGAGCTGGGCCGCGGGGAGCAGCGGGAGACGGGCCCCGCAGGAGGCGGCAAG aatacctCCAATGCAGGCCTGACTGGTGCccaaaataagaagaaaaaggagaagaaaaaagaaaatgaagttgtGAATGGGTTTAGGAATGAG CTGCAGTGTGAGCCAAGCTTCATAGAAGACAGGCTGAAGCTTTATGAAACACTGAAAAAAGAGCATGATGCCTTGCTTGCTTACAGAGCAGCCAACCAGAGCAAGCCTATCAAAGTGATTCTGACTGATGGTAAAGTAATTGAAGGGGAATCTTGGAAAATGACACCATATCAGTTGGCTGCAGGAATTAG TCGAGGACTAGCTGATAATGCAGTAATAGCCAAAGTGAATGGTGAATTGTGGGATCTGGATCGTCCATTGGAGGGAGATTGTTCACTGGAGCTGCTTACATTTGATAACGAAGAAGCTCAGGCA gTTTACTGGCATTCAAGTGCTCACATCCTTGGAGAGGCCATGGAAAGTTATTATGGAGGCTGTTTGTGCTATGGGCCACCTATTGAGAATGGATTTTATTATGATATGTACATTGAAGACAG AGGTATATCTAGTACAGAATTCCCTACATTGGAGAACACTTGTAAAAATATCATAAAAGAGAAGCAGCCTTTTGAAAGACTAGAAGTCAGTAAGGAGATCCTACTAGATATGTTTAAG TACAATAAGTTCAAATGTCGTATCCTGAATGAGAAAGTTAACACGCCGACTACCACAGTATACAG GTGTGGTCCATTGATTGATCTCTGCAGGGGCCCACATGTGAGACACACTGGAAAAATTAAAGCCTTAAAGATTTTTAAG AATTCTTCTACATATTGGGAGGGAAAGGCTGACATGGAAACATTGCAGAGAATCTATGGAATATCCTTCCCTGATAACAAAATGATGAAGGAATGGGAAAAATTCCAAGAGGAAGCCAGAAATCGGGATCATAGGAAAATTGGAAAG GAGCAAGAACTTTTCTTCTTCCATGATCTGAGTCCAGGAAgctgttttttcctccccaaagGTGCCTTTCTTTATAATACACTAATGGATTTCATACGG GAGGAATATCACAGGCGTAATTTTACTGAAGTAGTATCACCTAACATCTACAACACTAAACTCTGGGAAGCATCAGGTCACTTGCAGCACTACAGTGAAAACATGTTCTCATTTGATGTTGAGAAGGAAACATTTGCCCTTAAGCCCATGAACTGTCCAGGACATTG CTTGATGTTCGCTCATCGCCCGCGCTCATGGAGGGAAATGCCTATTAGATTTGCAGACTTTGGGGTTCTTCATAGAAATGAACTCTCAGGGACTTTGAGTGGTTTGACTCGAGTCAGGCGTTTTCAACAGgatgatgcacacatcttttgCACAATGGAACAG ATTGAGGAAGAAATGAAAGGCTGTCTGAACTTTTTGAAGTCAGTTTACGCAGTGTTTGGTTTTACTTTGCAAATGCACCTTTCTACAAGACCTGAAAACTTCCTAGGAGAAGTAGAGATCTGGGACCATGCAGAAAAG CAATTACAAAACAGTTTGAATGACTTTGGAGAGCCATGGAAGTTGAATCCAGGAGATGGAGCGTTTTATGGTCCTAAG ATTGATATTAAAATCAAAGATGCTATTGGCAGGTACCATCAGTGTGCTACCATCCAACTTGACTTTCAGCTACCAATCAGATTTAACCTTACTTATGTGGG taAGGATAGTGATGATAAGAAAAGGCCAGTGATCATTCATAGAGCTGTTTTGGGTTCAGTGGAGAGAATGATAGCTATTCTAGCAGAAAATTATGGAGGAAAATG GCCTTTCTGGCTCTCTCCTCGCCAAGTCATGGTTGTCCCTGTGGGGCCTACTTGTGAAAAATATGCTCAGCAG GTTTGCCGTGAATTTTTTGAAGCAGGATTTATGGCTGATGTTGATTTAGATCACAGCTGCACATTAAACAAGAAAATAAGAAATGCACAGCTTGCAcagtataattttattttag TGGttggagaaaaggaaaaagtgaATAATGCTGTCAATGTGCGAACAAGAGACAATAAGGTTCATGGAGAGATTTTGGTAATGTCTGCCATTGAAAAACTAAAGAAACTGAAGAAATCACATGCTTTATATGCAGAGGAAGAATTTTGA